In the Malus domestica chromosome 16, GDT2T_hap1 genome, one interval contains:
- the LOC139192749 gene encoding uncharacterized protein produces MEKVGKKVETSTKKMRVPMLVPSEDILFHKEARKHRVRPISKTKSREEVLKVAASKKAEAEAIGCAAAIVAGEDRRLLPPFLTINPIFPPIREHIGQEGDPSSSSKGKDKEEVGSVPWKDLKVAMRPKDFGYINNCLAGRRFTFDELGEPLAKDESDCDRMLKLSSYVMTEYHDRLREAERCKVKLKENKQLVNDARKTSKALADAIEVRDQHFESLKRRNGENLRLKAQLEATKKQLETTMLEVSKAKGELDSALVEVSELKSSIPTEKETAVKKFLGSPAFLHVLRPRCTREVHFEKRKWMAVLDRYDDGSVLRKYREEIDEHHRKGETFNLAVYSSSADESGDEASADEQSHQGDDEFGNAENGGRTHSDMIRGSTSDEDD; encoded by the exons a TGGAGAAGGTGGGCAAAAAAGTGGAGACTAGCACCAAGAAAATGAGAGTGCCCATGTTAGTTCCTTCAGAAGACATCCTGTTTCACAAGGAAGCTCGCAAGCACCGAGTGAGACCAATCAGTAAAACTAAGTCTCGAGAAGAAGTCCTCAAGGTTGCTGCCTCGAAGAAAGCTGAAGCTGAGGCCATTGGATGTGCTGCTGCCATAGTTGCCGGGGAAGATAGGCGATTGCTGCCTCCTTTTCTTACTATTAATCCCATCTTTCCTCCAATTAGGGAACACATTGGGCAGGAAGGTGATCCTAGTTCTAGCAGCAAGGGTAAAGATAAGGAAGAGGTTGGCAGTGTCCCTTGGAAGGATTTGAAGGTTGCCATGCGGCCAAAGGACTTTGGGTATATCAACAATTGCCtggcagggcgtcgattcactttcgatgagctcggagagcctTTAGCTAAAGATGAATCAGATTGTGACCGAATGTTGAAGCTatcttcatat GTCATGACtgagtatcacgacagactgcgAGAGGCTGAGCGGTGCAAGGTGAAACTgaaagagaataagcagcttgtgaatGATGCCAGGAAGACGAGCAAAGCTTTGGCTGATGCCATTGAAGTCAGGGATCAACAttttgagagtttgaagaggcGGAATGGTGAGAACTTGAGACTCAAAGCACAGTTGGAGGCAACTAAGAAACAGTTGGAGACAACTATGCTCGAGGTTTCCAAGGCTAAAGGGGAGTTGGATAGTgccttggttgaggtttctGAGCTAAAGAGTAGTATCCCGACTGAGAAGGAAACTGCTGTGAAGAAGTTCTTGGGTTCCCCggcctttctccatgtccttagaCCTCGCTGTACCCGGGAAGTtcactttgaaaaaaggaaatggatggctgtccttgatcgttatgatgatggaagcgttcttcgaaaataccgtgaagaaatagatgagcatcatcgaaaAGGTGAAACCTTCAACCTTGCCGTTTATTCTAGCAGTGCAGATGAGTCTGGTGATGAGGCTAGTGCTGATGAGCAGAGTCATCAGGGTGATGATGAGTTTGGAAATGCAGAAAATGGCGGTAGGACTCATAGTGATATGATCAGGGGTTCAACCTCAGATGAGGATGACTAG